The genomic stretch TTAGATTGCAATTGGAAGAAATTTAAAAACCCTGCTTCCTATTAATGGAAGCAGGGTTTTTAAATTTATAGATCAGATTACTTTACATATCCGTATTTAGTAATTTCTATTAGTGGTTGACTGAAATCTTCAAGTATTGTTCACCCGAGCGAACAATATACAATCCGTTTTCAAGCCCTACAATTGATAATTCTGCTACAGGAGCAGCAAAAGTTTCCCGGAATACCAATGTGCCACTCATAGAATAAATTTCAACCATTTCTTCGTGACCACCAATGAAAATCTTGTCAGATGCAGGATTAGGATAAGCAGTTAACTGAGCATCATAAACCATGTCGTCTCCTGCACGTAAAACGATCTTTTCTTTAATGGTAATAAACTTATTGACGTTACAATTACCTGCGGCAACGGTATGTTGCATGCGAACCCTGTAATTACCGGTATCAGGCCATAGAACAGTATATTGATTTGAGGCTGCACCCGGAATTATCACTCCGTTTTTAAACCATTTATAAAATGCTACAGGGTAATTGGAGGCAGCAGTTAATTTAGATTGTTGCCCGGGAAGAATTTTTCTCTTTGTAGCGGTAAGTGTATAAACTCCCGGTTGCGGAAAAAGACTCATGGAAGACTTTCCGTCCTTGCATCCTAAACTATTTTTTATAACACAATATTGGGCAGAGCCCATTCCACCAAGACCTGTCCAAAGTACGGATGCATTACTTGTAAATCCGTTATAATTCCAATCATAAGTGTTGCCGGTTCCGGATGGATTATTTCCGTCAGTTGCGGTAACAAGTACTCCGTTACATTGGTTTGTTTTAGTGATATTCACTAATGGAGAGGAATTAACAGTTACCTGACTAATTATTGTATCAGTACACCCTGTGCCCGCTTCGATAAAAATAACCCGGTATTCTCCGTTATTTGCTGTAGTGAAATCAGCATATTCAATTGAATTAAAATTGTTGTTCCCATTCCAACCTGCAGGGAGTGATTGAAAAGGTTGTCCATTATTTGCTCTATATGCCCAAATTAAAATTCCGTTTTTTACACCATTCCGCATTACACTTAGAACAGCAATATTCGGGAAGCTGATAGTTGCAGAACAATTGCTTCCTTGGCCCGACGGGCCTCCACCATTTATGCTTTCCGATATACCCAATATTTCACCGGCAGTGCAAAGGGTTTGTGCATTTACATTAACTCCCAGTGCCAGAGTTAGTAATGCTAGTAGAGTTTTTTTCATTTTTGAAAGATTTAGTTATTTAAGTTAAAGTTAGATTTTTAAGCAATTTAAATAAAAATACATTACAAGCAAAAAAAATTCTAATTTTTTCAATTCACTATAAATCAAAATGTTAGCAGAATGCATTTTAATTTATGACTTATACAATCTACTTATTAGACAGGCCTTTCCACAAAATACATCTCGATCTGCCCTTTGTTCTTCGCCTCAATCATTCCGCGATGCGTACAAACAAATTTATCCTTGATGAGATTATAGGTGAATCCGCTGATATTTACTTTACCTACAGCACCGCTGCTTTCCATTCTTGATGCTGTATTTACAGTATCCCCCCAGATATCATAAGCGAATTTCTTTATTCCAACAATACCTGCAACAACAGGGCCCGTATGAATTCCAAGTCTTAATTCAAAAAATGGTTGACCTTCCTTTTCCCTTTTCATTTTATTCTGAGCTATAAATTCCTGAAACTCCAGTCCCGCTCTGACTACATCTTCCGGATGGGTTGAATTAGGAACAGGCAATCCACCGGCGCACATATAGGCATCACCAATCGTTTTAATTTTTTCGAGACCATGCTTGGTAATGATCCGGTCAAATTCACTGTAACATAAATTAATTTCAGCAACCAGTTCTTCAGCAGAAAGTTTTTCACTGGCCTGGGTAAAGTTTTTGAAGTCGGTAAACATTACCGTTACACTATCGATGCTTTTTGCTTTCGCGGTTCCGGTGGCTTTCAATTCTTCAGCGGTTTCTTCCGGAAGGATGTTCAGCAATAATTCATCACTTCGCTTCTTTTCTTTTGCTATACGATTTTTCTGTGCGAAAAATGTGGCGGCAAATAAAAGAACGATGGCAAATCCTCCGATGAAACTATTACGAACGACTTTCTGTCGTCTCAATTCCTGATCCTGAATTTCTTTGTCCTTTGTTAAAAGACTGATTTGTGATTCTTTCTTTTCAAGATCGAAACCGAATTGTAAAGTTCCCAGTTTCTTTTCAATGTCAAGGTTGAATAATGTATCTTTAATACTCAGTAATAAATTTTGATATTTAAAGGCCTTTCCGAAATCTTCCATTCTTGCATAGGTGCCGGCCAGTCCCTGATAGGCTTCCTTCAATTGATAGTTCGCTCCAATTTCTTTAGAGAGCTTTTCAGCTTCTGTGAAATACTCAAGGGATTTTTTCAGGTTGTTGTTTTCACTGTACGTTTCTCCCAGAGCAATGAGTGAAAGAGCGATGTCATTTTTTGCATCAAGGTATTTCGCATAATCATAGGCCTGTGACTGGAAAAGAATAGCTTTGTTAAAATCCTTTCTGTATCGGTATACTTTTCCGATATTGATAAGTGTATATGGTAGGTTTTCCGATCCTTCAAATGCTTTCAGCGATTTTTCAAAAAACAAAAGCGCTGAATCGAGATTCATCCGGTCAAGATAGATTTCACCGATATTAACGGAAACAGTTCCGATCGCATCGTTATCACCGTGTGACTCACTCAGCGGCAGGGCGCGAAAGTAGAATTCCAGTGCTTTTGCTTTGGTCGCTTTTTTATTGAAATAGACAGCGCCAATATTTATACAAGTGGTAATGATTCTCAAGGTGTCATTGAGCTCTTCGGCCTGCTTGAGTGATTTAAGATAATATTCCAGGGCACTCGCGTCATCACCCTGATTAAAGTAAACAGCTCCCAGATTACTGAGCAAATTCGCAACTCCGGGTTTATCACCAATCTTTTCAAAAGCAGTTAATGATTGATTCCAGTAACCTAGCGTTTGAATATAATCTCCCTTCATGTAATTTGCCAAACCCAGATTTTTTAGCGACATAGCAATTCCTTTTCCGTATTGCAGTTTTTCTGAAAGTTCTTTCGCCTGATTGGCATAACGAATGGCAAGATTGGGGGCATCACTGAAATTTACTTTACATAATTCCAGTAAGAGCTGAACGCGTGTCGTATCTTCCTTTGCATTTTTAAGTAAACCCGCTAAACTATCCGCTGCATTGTTTTGTGCAGTCACTTTCAAAGTAACCAAAAGGAGGAGTAAAAGAAGTTTCAGGTATTTCATCCGTGAATCAGCACGTGGAGTTCATTGAATTATGGAATTCTATAAAGATATATTATTTTGCTTTTTGCTATTTCTTGTTTGTAGAGTAGTTTTTAAACACTTCTGGCAGGTTAATTTGTTAGTTTAATTCGCAATCCCAGAATGAATAAGAAGTCAGCTTAATTATAAATAACTGATATATAGTAAGATACTTTCTTATTGGGCAAAGTCGTTCCCCATTTGATAAAAGGGTTGGTCACTTTACAATAGACGTGGTTGATGCCTGTTGGTTATGGCACGCCATTCCTTTTTATGGGTTTTCTTTACGGAAGGTAAATAAAATAGGCTGTCCGAAGTTTCGCGACAGCCTATTTTTATTTAATCAGGAAGTGTTTTATTCTTTTACAAATCGCAAATTAAATCCTTCAGATTCGGTTTGAATTTTTACGAAATAAACGCCGGAAGTTAAGCTGCTGCAATTTATATTCAAATCACTTCCTTGCCCTACCACCTGAACTTCGTACCTGCGTCCTGTTAGATCCCAAACAGTGACCATATTCACCATCAACTCAAATCCTGAAGAATGCAAGTTTACAAATCCTGAGCTAGGGTTAGGATACAATTCAATCCCGGTCTGACTTATTTGGCTCAAGCGAAGATTACCTGAGTTACATTTGTTGGAAGTAGAACTTGCTTCACTTGCAGAGGAAGATTTCTGTGTACCATTATACGTTTTGATACTCCAAGTAAGTTTTAAACCATCGAAGAAAATATCAAAAGTATATGAACCCGGCAGGAATACTACCGGAGGATTTCCCGAATAATTTCCAAGAGCCGTAATGAAGTTGTCCGCACCTAAGGGAACATAAACAGGGGTATTGTTGTCATTCTCATAACGTAATTTAGCTACATAGTTGAATCCTGACGGATGATTAATTAATGTATCTACACAGTCCAAAACCGGTTTGACTTTCTTAGCTCCTCCACCTTTCGGATTGACATACAACAGCCCGGATTGATAAGTAACATTATAATTTGTTATTGCCGGGAAACTTAAGCAACAAACCGTAATGTTATATACCCCGGCATTTTGGTTGCAACCGGGAGGTACACTGTAGGTGGGTCCGGAAGTGATAGTGGTTTGTTCATTGTTTTTCCAGCCGGTGATCGTACTGGTAAAAACAGGCAATGAACTTCCTCTTTCTATGAACTGTAAGTCAGCTTCAACAATTAAGCTGGCTTTAGTAATCTCAAGATTACCATCTGTTTTATTGATCTCATAGTTATCAGAGGATCCCCCGGTTAATGTTATTGCATAGTTTCCAAAATTCGATGTTGGATTCGCTGAGGTCGCTGCTGTTGGAGGTGTAATAGCTGATACACCCTCTCCATTAACAAATCCTGAATAGCTGATAGTGAAAGTTGGATTGAGGTCACCATACACTCTGGTTTTATCATCGGCTGTAGCTGATAATGAAGCTTTATTAATGGTTAAACCACCATTAAAATAATTCACCATGTAGTCGGAAGGAGCGAGGAGTCCAAGTCCGCCCGGAACCACAGTGTAATTTCCGGCAGCATATGGAGGAGTAACGGGTAGCTGGTCATTATTCAGCACAGTATATTGTATAATACCATTCGAAACTCCTGATAAACTGTCGTCAAATTGAAGTCCACTTACAGCAGATGTAAATGTGACCGGGTTGCCATAAGTTTCAGTGATGTTATTCGCATCCACAGTTAATGTAGCCGGTAAAATATTCAACGTTCCCAATCCATAGGAAATATCAAAATTATTAGAGAGATAAGCTGCCGGTACAATAGCATGGGTACCCGCATTGATACCGGTTATGATGGTTATACCATTAAATGTGGTGAGCGTATCGTTCGCCGGAGCGTTTACATCATCTTCGTCGATAATCACCGCAACGTTGGCATTGCTGGTACTGCTATCATTGACATTCGAGCTGTTTACAATCGGAGCACCGTTCACCAGCGCCCTGCCATTTACAAGTGCTCGTGCATTTACTAACGCCCGCGCATTAACCAATGCTCTCGCATTAACCAATGCCCTTGCGCTTACCAGTGATGTGGTATCCGGGTCGTCCTGATAATTAAAAACAGAAGCAGTGGCAACATCCACCAGGTTTGTAGTATCGTAGGTAGTCGTACCATTCACCAATGCTCTCGCATTCACCAGTGCTCTTGCATTCACTAGTGCGCGGGCACTCACGAGGGCACTCAAATTGGCCAGATCAGCGTTGACAAGCGCCCGACCGTTCACCAATGCCCTTGCATTTACTAACCCCAGGGCATTAACGATATTTTGTTGATGGTCGGCTTCGAGACTACTCAGGAAGGTGGTTTGATCAAGCGGATCAATTTCGCTATCGTCGTATTGATAAATGAATCCGGGTATTTCAATTTTATCACCATAGACCAGTGTCGTGTCTTTCGGAGTGATAACAAGCGGCATTTTTTCGATGGTCAGCAATCCGTTCACAAATTCATAATTAAAGAAAGTGTTATACCCCGGGTCACTTACTGTAGCTATTGGTTGAATGAAGTAAATACCTGCATTACTTGAACCGGAAGCAGGGGTATTGAATGTAATGGGTGACAACCCCAGATCTGCATACGTCAGTCCGGACTGTGCGAGAGGAACACTGTCGACAAGAATGGTTGCTGTAAACACGGGAAGTTTTTCACCGTACCGTTTGGAGCTGTTATCAGCAATTACCTGCACATTTTTCTTGATAGTTGAAAAGAAATACAAGGTGTCGGAATTTCCGCCATCATTGAGGAAGGGTACCAATGGAGGTGTGTAGACATAGGCCGTTAAATATAATTACAGATGAAGTGGTAAAGTAGCTACCTTCAACAGCAGCGGTTAAGACAACAGACCCGGGAACGATCGTGGTGTCAAAGATCAACGCTCCTGCTTGAGGTGTTGGTGCTGCGAAAGTCAACATTGCATCGAAAGGCTGAATGTAACCTTCGCCTGTGCTGAAGTCAAAGCCGGGAGATGCAATATCAAGTGCGGTGCTCGTTAAGAGATTTTTTACTTGTGCAGCGCTGAGATCTTCACCATAAAATTGCTCTCTGGCACTAATCAGCAGTGCTCCGACAGCCGCGGCATGGGGTGCTGCAGCAGAAGTGCCGAAGAAATTCGGGAACTGATCTCCATCGACATTCGGACCGCCTAAAGCAACGGTGGTATTTCCGCCATTTGGTGCGATAAACTCAGGTTTATTTCTAATACTATTATCTACAGGTGTGCCTCCTCTCGATGAAAAATCCTGAACAGTAGGGGGATTTACACCATATGCCGGTGTGTTGAAATAATTAACTGCACCGACTGTGATAGCGCTCTCTGCATTGGATTGTCCAACAATGGTAGAGGTGCCTGTTGCATATTCATTAAAGGATAATTCTCCACGGAAGACGATCAGTTTAACATTGGAATTGATGGAACCGGCTGCACGAATAATGGTAATGTTGGCTTGTACCGGATTTGTACCGGGGACGATAAATGGCAGCACCTCCAGTGGATCTCCTCCAAGATTGTTCCTGTTAAATCCAAAATACTGAGTACCGTACTGATTGGTCAGATAGATATCGTAATCGGTAAGTGAACCGGTTTGTGTTTGACCAAGCGAATAAATAGAATCCTGCCATTGTAATACGATGGTATAACTTCCCGGAGCAAGTGTAACGCTCAACAGGTTATCGCCATTTCCGAAATTATGCGCTGTTCCTGATAGTCCGAATGGTGCGGCAATAGGATTGTAAGTATTTTGATACGATTTAGAACCGAAATTGCCGGCAGCAACAAAATAGGAAACGCCCATGGCACTTACAGAATCTACAGCTTTCGCCAGTACACCATCCTGAAAGTATGGAGATGTGACCCAGGTTACGTCATCTGCAATTACATCACAACCGCTTTGAGCACATTGAATGATTCCTTCAGCCATATCTCCTTCACTGATTGTTGCGGTACGGAAACCAAGTGTTGCTCCCGGAGCGATGTCATGTACCAGTTGTAACATGGCGCGACCTTCGTCACTCCGTGTCCCATAAGGGAATTCTTTAATCACATCAACCGGTGTGGGGTGATTTTCAGGATTTCCAGTGCCGGGTAAATCACCGTTTACAATGTCTGTATTTGCCGGGTTGCCAAGAATGGTATTATAACTGTCAGAGAGTACACAAACTTTAACACCACTGCCATCGATGCCAAATCCATCCCGAACGTCGTTAGTTCTTTGAGCAATATCACCCTGTGTTACCGTTACACCACTGTTGGTGATGGACGGGTAAACGGGACGTACATAATTGATGTAATTTGAAGCAGGTGGATTGGAGAGATTGCCTAAGTTGGCAATCGGATATCTTCCTGTAATAATGAGAGGGTTGAGACCATTAGGAATAGTATCTGTGAGTCCATAACCTGTTGTATTGTAAATAAGGTTAAAGAGGTTTTGTGTCTGCCCCTGCAAAGTGATAATTTCAATATATACACTATCACCGGCAAAGAAATACACATCGTTTATAGTATCAGAACCCACCACATAATTTTGAAAAAGGGAACTTAATTCACAACCCAATACTCCATTGAATTTACCGCCCGGACAAGGTGTATAGTAAGGCAAAATACATGGACCTTCTTCAATAACAACCGAGTCGGTGGCAGTACATCCGCTCGCAGGGTCTGTTACTGTAAGATAATATGTTCCGATTCCATTAATCATCGGCGTTGCGGTATTGGCACCATTAACAAAACTACCGGTACCCGATGTGGTCCAATTAAAACTTGCACCTTGTACAGAAGAACTTCCTGTTAACTGGATTTCAAGTATTGTGCAGGTAAGTGCATTGCCCGGACCTGCTTCAGCGGTAGGAACAGAATAGTTGGTATTCACTGAGGTTTGCGCGGAAGCTGTACAACCATTTGATGGATTGGTTACAACTACTGTATATGTTCCGGCTGCATTTACCATCACAGATGCATTGCCGGAATTTGACACTATTCCCGGTCCGCTCCGTGCGAAAGTTGCGCCGGAGGTAGAAGAAGATGCAGTCAAAGAAACAACACTCGCAGCACAGGTAAGTGTAGCAGATGAACCGGCATTTGCATTGGGTGCTCCTGTATTAATGGTAACCACCGCCTGATCGGTTGCAGTACATCCGTTGTTATTGACCGTTAGTGTATAGGTTCCGGCAGCATTTACCACTGCATTGGCAGAAGTAGCACCGGAAACAATACCGGGCCCCGCCCAGCTATAGGTAACTCCCGGAGTTGTTGAAGTTCCGTTTAGAGTAACAGATGAGTTGTTGCAATCAATCACTTTATCAGGGCCGGCATTCATTGTTGGAGTAGTACATTGTGTTGCAGGAGCCACATAATTTACAGTTACACCACTTTGTAGTATAACCTGTGTTCCACTCCATAGTGAACCGGAAAGGGAGGTGCTTCCTGTTCCTGATCCGATATTGATAGCTCCGTAAGGTGCATAGATGTTTCCATCGAGACGTGAAGGGGAACTGCTTGAACCGTTTACGATCATAAAAGCATTCGTTCCGGTTCCGTGTGTTTCATAAAAAATTCTAGAAGCATGACCGCCATTTATGAAAGTTGAACCTGACTTACCCAGGTTGGCATTGCCATGGATGTATATTTTAAAAACACCGGTGCTGTTATTCTGAAAGTTAAACCTGAAGGTATTCGTATTTCCGGAATTGTTTACAGAGGCAAAAACATATGTCCCCGGACCATTAAAGGTTATCGTTTTTTTACCTCCCAATGCCATGTTTCGATAGGATCCGGGAGAAATGGTTGTTGTCGTAGTTATATCGGTTGTACCCGCAGCAGGGAAAACAACCGGAGTAGGTAAAGCAGGTAATCCGGGTAAATTGGGGGTGCCGATAGTATTTCCTCCGGTAGGTACAGGTCCGCTATACGTAGATCCTGCCACACGGGTAACAGATCCATTTACCGATCCGCCACCAATCGTGATATTCCCATTGGCATTGATATTACCTGTGATCTGAGCATTCGACCCGGTTTGAATACCGTTTCCGGAGGGTGTGACGGAATTCTCAGCCGACATGTCCCCGAACACAGTGTTACTGTTAGAAAGGGTGATTTTTCCTTTTGAATACATTCCGGCGCGAATGACCGAGGTTCCTGTTGTGCTGATGAGATGGGAGCTTCCAATAAATCCATTGCCGTTGATGGTGGTGGAAGAAGACAGCTGAACAGCGTACCCCGGTGCAGCCGGCACCGATGACGTAGCGCCGGGAATAGTTCCATTTCCATTGTAAAGAACGTAATTGTTTATGCTCTGCTGAGCTTTCACATTTAGAAGGAGCGTGCAAAAAATCGCTGTAATTAACAGTTTAGTAGATTGTTGCATGTTTTTAGTAATTTATCCGAATAGAATAATCTTTAACATATTCTATCAGCGCAATTTATAAATTTAAAGATTGCAAAACAAGACGAGTTATTAAGAAATAGTGATTTTTTCTCTCAACGTTTCTTTTTTTACTCCCAATACAAATAAAAAATGGGTGAAAATTCCTTTATATATTCATATGACTATATAAACATGTCAGAATGAGGAAATAAATCGAATCAATAATTTTCCATTACAGTCTGCTCTTCTCTTTCTTTTCTGCAAATAGGCGCGACAACCAACGAAATAATTGCTCCAAAAAAGGCTGAACCCAATACTCCGGCTCCAATAATCAATGCCGGGTATTTCATCATCAGTCTTGTTCCCTGCATTTGAGAAGCAATTTCTTCGGGCTCCAAATCTTGTTCTGCGAGTTTTTGTTCTGCTTGTTTCATCAGCAGTTCTCCGGTTTCAGGGGAAATGTATGTTTGGAAGAGGGCACTGAAAGCACTGAAAAGTGTTCCTGAAATAAGTATGATCAGAAAACTGATGTTAAAGGCTCTCTTAAATGATAAATATCCTTCGCCATATGTTTTCCTGAATTTCATGACAAAGTAGATCGATAAAACCCCGATGATTAAATAATAAATCAAGGTCCAGTAAGGGTCACTTAACCAATGAGCAAAATAGCCCAGCATGTAATAGGCGATGGAAAAAATTCCACAAATTAATCCGGATATTATAGAATATTTAAATAGGGATAGTTTATTGTCTGTCATAGGAGTGATTTAATAACTGATTCTTAAACTTTGATACCAATTACCAATACATCGTCGACTTGTTCATGCTGACCTTTCCAGTTGTTAAAATAGTTTTTGAGTGCTGTTTCTTGTTCCCGCATAGAAAGGGCTTGAATGGCGATGAGCTTTTCCTTGAATTTTGTAGTCATCATTTTCTTGCCGTTCTCACCTCCAAACTGATCTGCATAGCCGTCAGTGAAAATATAGATAGAGTCGTTCTTCTGTATTTTTATACTATTATTTTTAAAGGACCTGTCAGCAGCCATTTGCAAGCCACCTATAGGGAACTTGTCGGGTTGTGTAACTAAGATGGACCCTTCACGAACTATCCAGAGCGGACGATTTGCGCCTGCAAAATGAAGTTCGTTAGTACTGAAGTCGAAGGAACATACCGCGACATCCATTCCATCATTCGATTCACTTTCGCTTTGACGAAATGTTTCTATGACAGCGCTGTTGAGCTGATTTAATATCAGATGGGGTTCTGTAATTCCATTTTCGATGATTAGCCGGTTGATGAGTGATACTCCAATCATGCTCATGAAAGCTCCTGATACACCATGTCCGGTACAATCACCTGCAATGATTAATGTGCGGTTGTTTTTCTCAGCGAACGTATAAAAATCCCCGCTTACAATATCTTTCGGATAATAAATGATGAATGAATTCTGGAGCGATTTATAAATGAGATTGATGTTCGGTAATATAGCAGACTGGATGCGCCGGGCATAATTCATATTGTCCGTGATCGACTTGTTCTTTATTTCAATCTCCTCTTTCTGAATCATTACCTCACGGGTTCGTTCAAGGACTTTTTTCTCCAACTCGAGTTTTTGTCCTTCCAAAATGCGCTTCTTTTCTATTTCTGTCTGTAGATTTTCTTCAGATAATTTTTGAATGGAGTGAATTAAGTTTAATAATTGCTTTTGATTATGACCATTCTTTTTTCCTAACACAAAGGCTGCAGAAAGCGGATATAAACAGAAGGCGATATTGGATAGATATCTGACAAGGTTACTGATGGTATCTTCATTTGAGGGCGTAATGTTAGTTGCCAGGATTAAGTTTACAATAAATAATAAAGTGGCTACTGAACATATATAAACGATACTTTTTGCTTCCCATCGCTTTTGTCCAAATCCTTGAATCAAAAAGTACAGTGCATTAAAAAACGTGTAAAACAAAATCAAAATAATCAATATAACAACCAGCCATAATAATGGACTTCCCGTACCATCCGCACTAAACCCAATATGATTGGAGGAAAGCATAACCTCCACGAATGGTAAATTTGAAACTATGGCTAGTACCAGTAATAGAAGTAATGGGATTTTTGATTTTTCCTTGTTCACAAGTATTTTGGCAAAAAACAGTGAAAGGAATTCAATAGAAAAAATAAAGAAAAAAGCTTGTAAATTTCCGGGGAGTTCAAATGCTATCTCATCCACCAGAAATGCTAAGGATGCCATTATACAAAAGGCGGCAAAGTATAAATTTTCACGAATGACGTTATAAAATAAGAATAACAGCAGGAATACTATTCCAAAGGCCATATAGTAAAAACCTAATGCAAATGAATCCTGTCCGTCTTCCACATTTTCTTCGATTTTCTTTTCTGACCAG from Bacteroidota bacterium encodes the following:
- a CDS encoding T9SS type A sorting domain-containing protein gives rise to the protein MKKTLLALLTLALGVNVNAQTLCTAGEILGISESINGGGPSGQGSNCSATISFPNIAVLSVMRNGVKNGILIWAYRANNGQPFQSLPAGWNGNNNFNSIEYADFTTANNGEYRVIFIEAGTGCTDTIISQVTVNSSPLVNITKTNQCNGVLVTATDGNNPSGTGNTYDWNYNGFTSNASVLWTGLGGMGSAQYCVIKNSLGCKDGKSSMSLFPQPGVYTLTATKRKILPGQQSKLTAASNYPVAFYKWFKNGVIIPGAASNQYTVLWPDTGNYRVRMQHTVAAGNCNVNKFITIKEKIVLRAGDDMVYDAQLTAYPNPASDKIFIGGHEEMVEIYSMSGTLVFRETFAAPVAELSIVGLENGLYIVRSGEQYLKISVNH
- a CDS encoding tetratricopeptide repeat protein, with the translated sequence MKYLKLLLLLLLVTLKVTAQNNAADSLAGLLKNAKEDTTRVQLLLELCKVNFSDAPNLAIRYANQAKELSEKLQYGKGIAMSLKNLGLANYMKGDYIQTLGYWNQSLTAFEKIGDKPGVANLLSNLGAVYFNQGDDASALEYYLKSLKQAEELNDTLRIITTCINIGAVYFNKKATKAKALEFYFRALPLSESHGDNDAIGTVSVNIGEIYLDRMNLDSALLFFEKSLKAFEGSENLPYTLINIGKVYRYRKDFNKAILFQSQAYDYAKYLDAKNDIALSLIALGETYSENNNLKKSLEYFTEAEKLSKEIGANYQLKEAYQGLAGTYARMEDFGKAFKYQNLLLSIKDTLFNLDIEKKLGTLQFGFDLEKKESQISLLTKDKEIQDQELRRQKVVRNSFIGGFAIVLLFAATFFAQKNRIAKEKKRSDELLLNILPEETAEELKATGTAKAKSIDSVTVMFTDFKNFTQASEKLSAEELVAEINLCYSEFDRIITKHGLEKIKTIGDAYMCAGGLPVPNSTHPEDVVRAGLEFQEFIAQNKMKREKEGQPFFELRLGIHTGPVVAGIVGIKKFAYDIWGDTVNTASRMESSGAVGKVNISGFTYNLIKDKFVCTHRGMIEAKNKGQIEMYFVERPV
- a CDS encoding T9SS type A sorting domain-containing protein, coding for MVPFLNDGGNSDTLYFFSTIKKNVQVIADNSSKRYGEKLPVFTATILVDSVPLAQSGLTYADLGLSPITFNTPASGSSNAGIYFIQPIATVSDPGYNTFFNYEFVNGLLTIEKMPLVITPKDTTLVYGDKIEIPGFIYQYDDSEIDPLDQTTFLSSLEADHQQNIVNALGLVNARALVNGRALVNADLANLSALVSARALVNARALVNARALVNGTTTYDTTNLVDVATASVFNYQDDPDTTSLVSARALVNARALVNARALVNARALVNGRALVNGAPIVNSSNVNDSSTSNANVAVIIDEDDVNAPANDTLTTFNGITIITGINAGTHAIVPAAYLSNNFDISYGLGTLNILPATLTVDANNITETYGNPVTFTSAVSGLQFDDSLSGVSNGIIQYTVLNNDQLPVTPPYAAGNYTVVPGGLGLLAPSDYMVNYFNGGLTINKASLSATADDKTRVYGDLNPTFTISYSGFVNGEGVSAITPPTAATSANPTSNFGNYAITLTGGSSDNYEINKTDGNLEITKASLIVEADLQFIERGSSLPVFTSTITGWKNNEQTTITSGPTYSVPPGCNQNAGVYNITVCCLSFPAITNYNVTYQSGLLYVNPKGGGAKKVKPVLDCVDTLINHPSGFNYVAKLRYENDNNTPVYVPLGADNFITALGNYSGNPPVVFLPGSYTFDIFFDGLKLTWSIKTYNGTQKSSSASEASSTSNKCNSGNLRLSQISQTGIELYPNPSSGFVNLHSSGFELMVNMVTVWDLTGRRYEVQVVGQGSDLNINCSSLTSGVYFVKIQTESEGFNLRFVKE
- a CDS encoding DUF4199 domain-containing protein, whose protein sequence is MTDNKLSLFKYSIISGLICGIFSIAYYMLGYFAHWLSDPYWTLIYYLIIGVLSIYFVMKFRKTYGEGYLSFKRAFNISFLIILISGTLFSAFSALFQTYISPETGELLMKQAEQKLAEQDLEPEEIASQMQGTRLMMKYPALIIGAGVLGSAFFGAIISLVVAPICRKEREEQTVMENY
- a CDS encoding SpoIIE family protein phosphatase, which encodes MYGNFFSILLLTVWFSILSSDAAFSDVNKIDYIGVLPKKALKPGQDTTRHFDVFYKYHWKITCTDKEGRTKQYSTNRWDTIQEPEEFKAIKSTYTSTFHFHPKILNKIYSLKYSLEGSAIIKINNEVLVSTGQFAKNDDKDLNRLSQSEYLNFIIKDSILNFEVIYIPLAEEYEFDLSLGQTSWSEKKIEENVEDGQDSFALGFYYMAFGIVFLLLFLFYNVIRENLYFAAFCIMASLAFLVDEIAFELPGNLQAFFFIFSIEFLSLFFAKILVNKEKSKIPLLLLLVLAIVSNLPFVEVMLSSNHIGFSADGTGSPLLWLVVILIILILFYTFFNALYFLIQGFGQKRWEAKSIVYICSVATLLFIVNLILATNITPSNEDTISNLVRYLSNIAFCLYPLSAAFVLGKKNGHNQKQLLNLIHSIQKLSEENLQTEIEKKRILEGQKLELEKKVLERTREVMIQKEEIEIKNKSITDNMNYARRIQSAILPNINLIYKSLQNSFIIYYPKDIVSGDFYTFAEKNNRTLIIAGDCTGHGVSGAFMSMIGVSLINRLIIENGITEPHLILNQLNSAVIETFRQSESESNDGMDVAVCSFDFSTNELHFAGANRPLWIVREGSILVTQPDKFPIGGLQMAADRSFKNNSIKIQKNDSIYIFTDGYADQFGGENGKKMMTTKFKEKLIAIQALSMREQETALKNYFNNWKGQHEQVDDVLVIGIKV